The DNA window TTCCACACACTTGGGAGCAACTGtgcaagtaaaagaaaaaaaaaaacacgttttgccaaataaacacttaaaaggtgtcagaTTTGTAAGGGTTTATTGCTTATTTCATGTAGAACAACTCTTTCCTTTAGTAATCCCTTATAgggaaattctttctctgcatttgacccatccaatctttcacacagtagtgtgtgcAAACAGAGCAGTGTGCTCCTGCCTGTGTAACACCCAGTGAGGAAGTTGGGGGTTAGTGCGttgctcaaggcacctcagccatggacattAGGGGATGCAAACCTGTGACCACTATGCCACAATTCCCCACTTCCATTtatgtaaaaagtaaaagtgatAGTCTTCAACACCAAAAACCCACAGTGCAGAAGATCTAAATCAGCTCATACTAAGGATAGCAAAAGGAGACAGAACATGACAATACAAAGGGTGGATATGGTTTACTCTCGTCAAGCGATATTGTGTGTTTGCAAAACAGCCACACTTGCAGTAGACACGGGACATCTTCAAATGAATGGCAGTAGTTTTAATGTCAACGCTTAATGGTCTTGGCAATGACAATGACCATTTCAAAATAACAGTTTGGTCCAATTGTTATAGCTGATAGTAGATCAAAATTAAGCCGAATTAAAGTGAGCTTGGAATAGGAATCCAACATATCATCCTAGTGTTCCAATTTACTTTTAAAGTGATAcgaaaatgtgtttattgaatAAATCATTTACCAAGTATACCCAATGGCTTTGTAATGTCTTCAGTGTCTTGTCTCTTCAGTGTTGCATAGTAATATTTAGACAGCAAGTTTAGTTATGCAGGATAAGTACTCACTCCACAACATCGTCCTGATCAGCAAACTCTTCATCATTGAAGCCGAACTGCTCAATAAAATTGGACGTCATTTGTTGCATCTGATAATCAGAAAAGGCCTGGCAAAACCCAGGACCAACGATAATGATGTAGGTCTTGGCACTACACAAAGCTGGTCATAACTTGAACTACATACAATAGCAAATGCATGcgaaaaatgtcttatcaaaacagaatgaataaaaCGTTTACTAGTCAGGTTAAAACACTTGGGCAcacaaaaatattcataaacagATGCAAAGTGCTACAATtaagaaattatatatatatattttttaatttgaagtttCTTGAACATCATTAGTtattaagtaaaataaacatcaaatcaTGGTAGCAAGAGAGAGCAagattgtttgttgttttttttcaacagatGAATATAGCAGAAAAACTGGGCTTCTATTTAAGACTTTCACAGAAAGGCTACTAAATGTTTGTACATAAATTAGGTCAGTGTGGCTATGGGTCTGCTTTGTGGGCATATACTCTGTGTATCTTTAGCTCTTACTTGTTGAAGAGAGGAGTCCTGGTGAAAGCCACTGTCTTTAAAGTCCACCTCGTCATCACTGGAAGAATGGATATGGTGTGTGTTCACctaataaaatatttgttataGAAAAAAGGTCAAGACAATTGTCATCACTTCATTCAAGCCTTGCTTTATAGACTGAGTTTTAATCCGTCACCAATATCATTAcaaatttaatgtgtttttctacagagcaaacacaaaatacatgtGCCAGAGTCTAAATAACATGTAGTGGAATTAAAGTCAATGCTTAATATTGCCTGCTTACTCACCAGGTCGacagtgtttcttttgtttgtgtcagcCAGCTGCCCAGAAATGAAGGCTTCCCATTTTTCTCTGTCCTCTACGGGGAGCtctgtgtctcacacacacacacacacagtttttcacATGGAGTGTATTTATCAAAAACGGCGCTTTGAAATCCATGCCACATAgacattgtttttaataaattggCTAGGCATGAATGAAGCTGAAGCCACAAGAAGATTAACCTCCAGTCATCACCGATATAGGAATTTCACACATAACACAATATAGAGACTGTTcacagaagatgatgatggtaaATTGCATTGAAAAAATGATTTATCACAGCAAGATGAGCAGTGAGAGAAGGGGGTTCTCACCAGAGATGAGGTGTTGTATTTGAGGTCCATTAGCACCTTTGTCACAGTTATGAATTATAGAATTGGCTATTCTGGTGAGATGACCCATGTAGCCTCGTCGTCGACCACCTTCCGCCCTAAAACACACATAGATAACAATGATTTAGACATTACTctttactattattactattactactttAGCACTAGAGCCAAGCATTCTTCACTTAAAAAGACTTACTGTTCTTTCTCGTTGGAGGTCCAGGCATCCAAGATTCTTTGAATAAACTGGCACTTTTGAAAAAgctgtttgaaaaacaaaacaaaacacaagaacaccaaaatacaacaaattcagtaaatcaaaaaaaaatctaggtTAAAACCGTACCAACATTTATCAGGTTACAGTAGGGATGTAACGATTACTGGTTTCATGATAAACTTTCATGATAAATTCCTTATGGTTAGTATCACAGTTTCAAATTTTTATTATcgttttaacaataataaaaattttaacCGTGTCAATCAGGATGTCCGACACAAGTCCAGTCAATTTTTCTAAGAAAATGTTccgtgttaaaaacaaatcccaaagcaaacactgaaatgtgttttgtttttccaggagtaacattaatgtgtgtgggtcagaataataataatacatttgctCTTAGACTATTTACACAGTGGGTGTGTAGAAGGTAAACCCAGTGATGCTACGGCCACTACATCCTTAAGTTCACTGTGctcatattttttaattgtttttttaaaataaaatttcaacAACACcgtgataataatgataaccgTGAGAATTGTGGTCACAGTAATCGTGAATATATGAATTTTTCATATTGTTACACctctttaaaattaaattgtggTTTCATGGTAATCTTACTATAAAAATTACAATATGATTCAATTTAGCAGAACACACGTGTGTTAACTGCGTAATGACAGCCAATATTAAGCAGATTTGCTATAGTCCCAGCAGTAAATGCTTGTGCAGTAGGGTTGAGCGGCAATACGGTAATAAGGTAGACCAGCGGTGTCTTTCAGAAGCAACAGTATCAGTTTCAATACCGTCattagtcattaaaaaaaattgcagtgcACTTATATAGGAGATCAGgattaaatataagatataattttTCAAGCCTAAAAATGATTCTATGTCcactgtttgtgtgcgtgtgcggtGCATTCTGCGCAAAAACTGTTCTGGATGGTCaggttaatttaattgtttgactgttgtatttgcacTTCTTAAGCTGTTGCTAATAAAAGTTGTTGGTGTAGGCACAAGCCAACAGTGTGGTGATGCTGTTGGGCCCGTCCGCGGTGCGCTTGTGTGAGCGTCGTGTATTTGGTCCGTCTTGCACGCAACTTCAAAACCTACCGGGAGCGTTTCAGAAGCGAGCGTTTAGCCCGCCAGACTTTGTTGACTTGCTCAGATTTGGCCATTTTCTTCTAAACATGCTTCTACATGTATAAATATGCTACGCAGTTAAtaagttttgcttttgtttgtttttacgaCCGGCAGTTTGCACGGGgtattttatttggaaaatCCACTggactctttgttttttctgtgtctggttTCCGCCCACTCGAGATAGTCTGTGTAAATTAACGTGTGCTTCGTAATTTTTAATTAGTCGGTAAAATGTGGAGACGGTATGAAGGTATCAAAATTTGGATACCGCCCAACCCTATTGTGCAGGAAGAGAAACAATAACTTCAAATAAAGATACATTTATGAACTgatcaatatttattttctcttgtatGCAAATCTTACATGTGTGATGAGGATGCTGTCCCTTGCATGTTCCTGCTCTGTGACATGCTGGGTGTCTGTGGTGGCAGGGGGCATAGCCAGAATCATGGCTGTGCAGATTTCCACCTGAATGTGGAGGAAGTTGTTCCAGATGTATTTGAAATACATATCCTGTTGAGTAAAGCAAACATTATAGAAGATGCATTAGTAAATGCATGATTTGGATAGAATGGATGTGGTGGTTCAGAatccaggagaaaaaaaaaagaaaaaaaagaatgggacaaaaacactgtgttccaaattattatgcaaatacaaattcaattaaatagatttgtttttcaatgtTGGTTTGATCACTGACGTCAATCTCAGGCGGGTTTAAGGGGCAGCATAGTACTTACAGAGGGTATATACAGGAATCTTGAAGTTAATTTCAATACCTTTAAGACTTTTTCAACGCcttctcaatattttttaataactcATCGCCACTTCGAATCATAACCATTTAcatcagtgacacctttaaCTTTTTAGTTGTTAAAGtttaacagttttagtttaCGATCAAGACTACAGACCACCATCACACAACTAGGGATGTAACGATTACAGGTTTCATGATAAACCGTAAAATGACGGTGACCTTTAGTAATAccatttcaaatttttattatcattaaaacaatgtctgattattatttgttttttcaaaacaaaaattgGTTAATTATTTCAGTGTGGGTATACAAGTACTTTTTGAACACTTttagcacatttcaacaatactgtgataataatgataactgATAATTTTGGTAACAATAatcatgaaatgaaattttCATATCGTTACATCTCTACATAAACAGAATTCAAATAGGCTGGGAGAATAAATCGAAGGCAAAGTTTGAAGACAAATTTAGAGTAAACACTTGTATAACGCATGAACTCAAAACTAGTTTACACGCAGCATTGCTGTTCCACCCAGAATAAAGACAGTTCTACTAGCTGAGGTCTGTCACTTCAGGTGCGGCTACTGATGGCGGTGTAACGTTAACACTGGGTTGTGGTCGCACAACGTTACTGGCACAGAAGCTAAAAATGGATCGCAGTTACTAACAGTGGACATGTGACTAGCACCATGACATGGTGTGCTTGTACCAAGAGTGCCAGGGCGCACTCGGGGCGCACTCTGGTCTTTTGAAACGTTGTTTGTGCCTCTGAATTTACGTCCGCGTACAGAAATTTGAACGCACCCATAGTAGTCCAGTTGTTATGTTATGGGATCATCTGTAGTTTTTGGACTCAAACGTAAAATTTATCTCAAATTTTAAGACCTCATAAAGTCACGATAAGAcctttttttaatacttttaaggGTCTTAATTTCCCAAAAGTTGAATTATCAGCTTATATTACTTTTCCAGAACCTGCACATACggttgaggaggttgttcaCCATGACTAGTAAGTCACTGACTTAGTCatgtcacaaaaaaattaaaagatcattgtactgtgaaaacatttgtgtgcGGTTCAGAGTGCAGACAAGTTTCATAAATATGGGAAAGTTTCTGTAAGGCACATTCAGCATAATGACCACTGCAAGTCCATGATCACAGTGGCGTAATCACATTATGTGgaagaaaatgcagttttatacccagtttttgtttctgcaaaatAATGACACTTCAATGTCCCCCGCATTACCCTGAACCAAGCAGGCCAAGGCACGGTTGCCTCTGACAAATACGCCATCAAGTTGAAACGCATGACGCAACGTCATATCAAAATTACTGTTAGACATATATAGATAGACATATATACATGGCTGTAACCATACATGGTTACAGCcatgtatatatgtctatggttACAGCAGTGCAATGGAGAGGAGACCCGATAACAAAGCTGCCATGACTTTCTTGGTCTTTGTAAACAATCTTCAAGTCAACCCTCTCCCTCTGACCAACGTAAATCCTTTGTTGCTGCCATTGTTGGGATGAAGGGATGGTAGTTTGCTTTATACGACATGATTACGTGGTTACATTCAGCGCGTCGCATACTTAACAGCGGTTGGGCGCATGTGTGACCAATTGTTCCATGCCGAAGTCCACCTCTTTAAACCATGCCATGCCAGGGAAACGTACCGTATCCAGGCACAGTACACTTGTGCTCCAAAGCACACCACATCctctgtaaaacatggtggaTGCAGTGTGATAACAGTGCATGCTTCCAAAAGCTCTCAGTCACTAGTTTTAATGGATGCTGCGACTGAAGACAGAAGCAGCCAGATACAACATAGAGCAAAAGCAATCCAGGAGTTTTTAAGGCAAAAAACGGAATATTATGCAATGGCAGAGtcaatcaccagatctcaacccGATCGAGCACACACTTGTCTTGCTTGAGACAAAGCTTAAGGCAGAAAGAccaacaaacaagcaacaactgaGGAAAGCTGCAGTAGaggcctggcaaagcatcacgAAGAAGGAAACCCAGCgtttggtgatgtccatgggttccagaTTTCAGGCAGTCATGGCCTGCAAAGGATTCTctccaaaaaattaaaaatgtcaaaaagctCCTGAAATGAGACTGTATAAAAATTGACGTAATTTCTACTGAAACCCAACCTTAAGATAATTTTGTTCAATCCCTGAAAGTCTGTACTTCCATTGCATCACAAATGATTCAATTCAAATCCAACATGGTGGCATCCACAGCCCAAACCATGAAGATTGTGTCACTTTCCAAATATACATCGGCCTCACTGTACgtacagaaaaaatattttccaagACATTTTGTACGCCATACAGCAGGTATGACTGCATGATCCCTGGCATCTAAACaaactgtgcaaacattttatcCTTCCAATATACTATCTGGATCATACAACAAAGATGTAATCTTCATCTCCAAACTGGAGTCTAAAGAATGATGTAGAGACAATGAGATTTGTCATGAGTCTGTGTTTTGGCAAACTTAGCCTataagacattttattattattgaagatACTTTGAAATGCTTCACAAATCTGCAGCTgtattttaatatacagtatcttGCTTATAAAGGGCATAAAAGTTGCAAaagcttcataaaaaaaaatctaaatatagaTCATACTCACAAGTATGACTCCCAGTGTGTTGAGATTGATTAATTCTGTGttgatgctgtgtgtgttgctttgcaACAGACTGGCCACCAATCTGACCACATTGAGTCTCGTATTGCCCACTGGAGGGTCCAGTACCCCCCACGTCGTCTTCATCACATTCCTCTGATGGTGGAGAACAAGCATTGTTTAGCATTTGCACAGGTGACTATAGTAGATGAATAAATCCATAATAATTACTCGAGATTTCAAATTAATCTGCAAATGGAAATTAATGTGTTGGGAGTAATTATAGTTAACtacttatattattattatataatcaTAAATAACAGCTCATAGCTGTCAGTGTGGTTTTCACCTTTGGGGGTTCCAGTAACAGCTGATGAAAATCTTTGAGTCGCGGTCTCACAGCCTCCAAGATACTGTGATTGACAGAGAATGAAGGGTGGGACATCCCAGGTGGGCACTCCATATGACCCTCAAACCTacaaaatcaaaatgtaatGAGTATGTTTTCCAAACCAGCCTTTTGGGCTCTGTCTACAGTCACAGGaagggaatgtttttttttttttttttttaacttaaactgAATTCTTCCACGTTCTCCAACAATTCCATCATACTGTACAtcaaaaccaaattaaaaatagaaggcagacaacagaacagaacataCGCTGGTCTCCTTGTCTCAAACAGTGTGAGGAGGATCTGGATGACACTGACAATTGCAGATTCATTCTTCTCTTTGTCGAAGATATTAGACAGCAGTTGTTCCACTGTTTCCTGTCTGAGGTGAAAGAAGACAgacatgaatataaatatgaagcagGTTTTGGTATGAATAATGATAATTACAACAACTATACTCATTATTTCACTTGAATATAACACATTATATTCTTCAAATTGTTACAAAGATTaattaacacaacaacaaatagatgcaaagagagaacagaaataCTGGAAAAGGCAGCACTAAACTTTAaagaataaacattaaaataatacaaccTTTAACCAATTATACAgtttgctgttgtgttattgAGATGTTATTCCTTTCTTTCTATCCATCTCTGCTTATCTTTTCAGTCACTTAGCTCTACTAAAGGTGAATGTGGTTGTAGAGATGGCGCCAATAGAAACACTAGCTGTCTCTTAGGACATTTTATTGATGGGTAAACTGTAAACAATGAGAATCTGTTGTTATTGGTGGTACACAGAGGTATGTCAGGCCTTAGTAGAAAACTTAGGGTACACCCACACTAGCCAGTTGTCCTGTACTGTGCCGAGTACGAATGACGCCGTCCTGCCGCCCACATTCACATTACGAACCAAAGAGCCGAGGCACGGTTGCCTTTGACACATGTCATCATGTTGATGTACAACATATGCACTCAGCAATTGTAACTATATAGTCAGTATGTTGACTTCTTGCACTCCTTGTAAGGAACATTAGACGCACACACCATTGTTGATTTCGAATCAACTGTCAAACCTAAAACACGCCTTCCGCTGCCAGTAGTTTCAGAGAGGATACTGACTGGTTGAACCACTTAGGTTTAGCCTGGCAAGATGGACTGGAAAGTGATTTCACAAAAATCCATCTGCCTGTGAAACACtacaaagacatttttgttCTGTACAGTAGAGTTTAGATGAGTTTTAGGAACAAGTGTGTACTTTTCAAGTGTGGCCAGAAGTGGGTCAGGCTCTGAGCAGCCCTGGACCTGGAACATCTGGTCTCTGCTCAGTCTAATGATCTCACACAGTGACTGGGAAGCGTTGGAGTGCctctgaaaagaaagaagaaaaaaaaagagaggaggaataaaataaaccatatTTGATCTTTTATATGACTCCTGAAATTGTGCATACTGTAGGActacaacaaacaaatatttccagttttgGTATTCATTTCATACAACTTTATAATCTGTGCATCCCTATAACTTACTGGATAATTTATTTGAATCATTCCTGGCACAGGCAAATTCCAGAATTGGGGCTCGAATATGCTGCCAATTAATTTTCAACAATTCTGAACATATTGTAAATATGTTAATTATATGAAGGTTCCTCCACATAGATTTTTTTGTAACAAGACATGTCGGAAACTACATAAAGAAAGTACATATTTACGCCTtttcaaaggtaaaaaaaaaaataaaaatccactccCTGCCCCCCAAAAGCACACAGGAGTTAAAAGATCCTGAGGGCCAAAGGACAAAAAGGCAGTGTGTTACTCACATCTTCATCTTGAGAAGACTGTACCATGTCCACCAGTCTCTGAATCACTTTCTCCTCATTCAACCACTAAAAGTAAAGAACAGAAATGATAAGCAGCACAAAAAACATTGGATGGAAATTCAAAAGAACACAAATCATAACCACCTCCAATGGAACAAAAGTAAATTTTACATATGAACTAATCATTTGAAAACACCAAACTTACACAACACATGGGTTTGTGTACTATTaaactttctgcataaaaatgactttctTCAGAAAATCCtaaaaggagacaaacagaACCCATGATAAGACAAATAGTTGTGAATTTCTATGTTCAGGAAAATCTGTTAATATCTGTtaagtgtaaaaatgtgtgaaCCCTTGATTTCAGTCCGTCTGGTCTGGTTGAGGACTTTGGTCTGACTACCTTGTGCAAAAATAGCAACATAATGTTTCCAGTAACTTTTGATCAGTcatctacagcagcttggaagAATTTTAGCCTATCCCACTACAGAActgcttcagttctgagatgtagGTGGGGTTCCTCACAGGTGCTTGCACAACTTctgttggattaaggtcaggacttggccattttaaataattctgaTCTTCTTCGTGCTTGTGCTCATCGTTTTCTTGGTGCATGGCCTAGTTTCTCTTGGACTGATATTCTGACATTTTCACAGGTATCATTAGGAACTCTAGCTATCCTGGACCAGatgcaggggggaaaaaaaaccctaacCAAACAGGGACATCACCATCATGTTTTACAGATGGGATGAAGTTCTGaagctggaatgcagtgttttttgtCTCCAAATATGActcctctcatttaaaccaaacaactCAACTTTGGCATTTCCTGTTCACAAAACAGTTTCGCAACAGTGTTCTGGCTTGTCAGCAcctaatgataaataaatatggattaaCAGTTAGATTCACTAAAATCCCTGCAGAGCAGAACATCTAGGTAGATAGTGTGTACAAGCGTGAACAGAGGAGAACTTTCTGTGCTCATCTGGTCAGaacaagaaaatgcattttggagCGATCACAGCAATTATGGTCTGCGTCATTGCCACGTGTAGTTACATGTCCAGGGAGGTGTACATCAGGCCACGACGTAGGGTCCTTGGGTAGGGTCCAGTGTGACACGTAGCAACAGCATCAACACGACGTGGTGCTCTAAAACGTGCACTGGTCCTTCCCACCCTGCCATTCACACCATGGTTCTCTTGATGATGGattcattaacattaacactgccaatgtgagagaggacCTTAGTTTCTTTGAAGTCACGCTGTATTCCTTTGAAACCTCTGCATCTTTCTTTTacagtgatctttgttggttgACAACTCCTGTGAAGGATAGCTGAGATTCTCAGAAAGCTAATTTTGCCAGTTTCATTGCATTTATGGGAAACACAGATTGACGTTAAGAGGTGCACTTAGACAAATATAATGTTTCATTTgcttgattgggttctctttgtctactttcaggacatCAGGAAAATCCACAGTCGTTTTGAAGTTTTGAAATTCTGAAGGGCACAAAAACTGCATGAACCATAAACCAAGATAACAAATGTGGTTTTCAGTAAGATTACAGAACTAATTAAATCGATAAATATGTAAACTTTGGGTTTTCTGCTGTCCAAATCCAATTCATTCTACCTATTCATCTCAAGAATCCATCTACATTTAAGTATCTTCATTGTCACTACTGTTAATATAAAACCAGTGGCATCTCTCATCTGCTTGGCTTCAGAAAGTTTGTCCTCAATAGAGGATTTGAGCTATGTGAGATTAAACCAAACAGAACTGATTAAAGTTTTCTTGTGGGTTGCAAGGGTCCAAATTTACTTGATTGCAAGTCAATAGACATTTGTTGAAAAGCCAATAACATTGATCCACCACCCACATTGAGAACATCTTGTCGTAGCTGCTGTGGTTCAACACAGGTGAGCATTCTGAGCAGCAGGTCCATGATCGCAGATGTCCCGATGTGTTTGATCATCAAATCTACAAAGTCCTCCCTCTTCCGCAGAAAATCCACTAtctataaacataaacattcaaTTGTGAAATTACGTCTTGCAATTATTAAAGACAAACTGTCATGCGTCATAcagaattaagaaaaaaagactatagaactacagtaaaaaaaagactaaacatTCACAGTATAGATACATTTTGGTTACATCTGGTGACGTGTATCCTGTtctttgaatgaaaacactgtcAGACTTACTTGTTCAGGCTTGCGTCCTATAAGAATTGATAGGACCTTGGAGAAGAAGCTGGCTAGGAGCGGGTTGAGCGGTGGCTCATTCTGGAGGAAACCATACAGTTTCATCAGCAATTTTTCATCTTCTCCCAGTCTGTCATTGATCTGGCTCACATCTGACGTAAGTAGTTCACATGATATGTTGGGATAcctataaaaacaaacactgctaCTTAATTTTCAAATGTCATATGTTATGATACAAGCTGATATAACATCATTTATGCTTTGGGAACTCAGGACTTTTCCACATTTAACAGGAAATGGCAAACAATACTGAAAatcaaagcaataaaaaaaaacataaaaccataAACCTAGTCTATCCTGAAACAGGATAAAtcaattaaatacatttttacactttgacATCAGGTTTAGAATTTTGACAGCTATTCACTAATCACTGTAGTAAATCATGAAGTGCATACATGAAAATTTACATTACAAATTAAGCAGTCCTTAAAgcaaataatatataatatataatataataatatagctTTTTCTGTGAACTAATACAACCATTAGCAGTAAACTAAAACAATGGATGGCTGCCATACATGCATTACAGCAAAGCAATACACACTGGAGATGGTTCAGCCTTACCACCATGTTTTCTTACTTGTATTTAACCTTCTCCTCAACATCAGTACTGGGTTCTTGAGTGATGAAGGAAACCAGGTCCTCCATGCACTGCGGTCTGAGCAGGAAGTCAACCAGTTTGTGGTTTTGAGCTTTGCACTCCTGCAGGACGTCGTCCTCATCCATTACCTCTGTAAGTGTCACATCCTCCTTCTCTAGCAGTGTGTCAATGTGGGATGTGGTGTGGAGGTCAAATTTCCAAAACATGTCGGTTCTtcaaaaatatctaaataaatcGAACAGGTAATAACACAacttaacacaaacacaactatCATATGTCATTAAGAAATGCATTAGATGTGGCCAGAATAGCTTGTTCTTCTGCATACCTGGGAGTATTGGCGGAGCTCAAGTTAAAAAGATTTATGTTCTAGTCTTTGGGAGTTATGGCCCATTCCAGGCAAGTCACATGGACTGGGAGGCAGACAGCGGTGATGGAcaggctgacaaaaaaaaggaaacatacaGCAGTTTACTAGTACATACCTATGTGGGCGATACAGAAACAGACATGTTTTCCAAGTTGTCCACTGCGTTTTATATGATTTCAACAATTTAGACTTGCAGACGGAACTACAGAAGGCCCAAATTATTCACATATAGTCTAGCACAACAATGCAATCAATATTGATCATGTCCAGCATATATTTGTGATCAGAGAACACTAAAACAATCTTGAAGAAACATTTCTCAGCCTATGTACAGTTCCAGACTTGCTCGCTCATGCTAATAAGCACTCCACATCATTTAAAACCAATCTAAGTGGAtcattattcaaataaatatttgatatgCAAAAGTGTCCAACCTCATAGTTCGACAtttacactgaataaaaaacatatgcagtaaaacatttcagaatttTGATAGGACTATGGTGTGGGCTCTGGATGGaccactccaaaaaaaaaatcattcgcTTTCTGTGGACACCATGCCTTTGTTTTGAATGTGTTCTTTGGAAACTTCTCTAAACAACTCACTATATTTTTAGATTACTAGCATGCCATAAAGGCCCGTGTCATAATAGACTAGCACTTGGAATTCTAGATATCCTTCATCTTCCTTGAATCGCCAATAACAGCTGACAAAATGCAGACCCACAAACAGCCGCATTTTGCCATGtgcagaaaaaacaataaataaaagagaaaatgccAGACAAGAGTAGTAGAAAGCAAATAAGCATTTCCTTTTACTTAATGATGTGCAGTAGCTATGGCAGTAGCTATAGCTCCACTACACTCTAACCTGTCAtgcatctccccagaaatgtaactacccATTGCAGTCACAATGGCCGTGATGGCTGCCAAATGCATTTTCTTGTTCACAAAATTCAGTGGACAGACAAGCAGAGAAGGTTCTCCTTTGTGCAGTCTTACACATCATCTACTTAAATGTATTCTCTACATTCTATTCTGCAATGATTTTAGTGAAACTGGCTGTTAATCCACATTTATTCACTTCTATTGCAACATGAGCCACTCTGTTCCACTAACCATTGTGTAAAGTGTAAGGTGAAACCCAACTCAGCTTGCCTGTCGCTACCTTATACGGACACACCAGTGAATAGGCATAAAGGCTTTCAACAGACCACGATGCTGTAGATATGCCATCATTGTGCCACAGTGCTATAAATTAAGCTTTATGGTGTAAACT is part of the Mugil cephalus isolate CIBA_MC_2020 chromosome 10, CIBA_Mcephalus_1.1, whole genome shotgun sequence genome and encodes:
- the ppp6r3 gene encoding serine/threonine-protein phosphatase 6 regulatory subunit 3 isoform X9 is translated as MFWKFDLHTTSHIDTLLEKEDVTLTEVMDEDDVLQECKAQNHKLVDFLLRPQCMEDLVSFITQEPSTDVEEKVKYKYPNISCELLTSDVSQINDRLGEDEKLLMKLYGFLQNEPPLNPLLASFFSKVLSILIGRKPEQIVDFLRKREDFVDLMIKHIGTSAIMDLLLRMLTCVEPQQLRQDVLNWLNEEKVIQRLVDMVQSSQDEDRHSNASQSLCEIIRLSRDQMFQVQGCSEPDPLLATLEKQETVEQLLSNIFDKEKNESAIVSVIQILLTLFETRRPAFEGHMECPPGMSHPSFSVNHSILEAVRPRLKDFHQLLLEPPKRNVMKTTWGVLDPPVGNTRLNVVRLVASLLQSNTHSINTELINLNTLGVILDMYFKYIWNNFLHIQVEICTAMILAMPPATTDTQHVTEQEHARDSILITHLFQKCQFIQRILDAWTSNEKEQAEGGRRRGYMGHLTRIANSIIHNCDKGANGPQIQHLISELPVEDREKWEAFISGQLADTNKRNTVDLVNTHHIHSSSDDEVDFKDSGFHQDSSLQQASMTLFEARCKEKIQQFEDACSDEEDIWDEKDVTFAPEAQRRPRSSGSTDSEESTDSEEEDVKRDPFEAPNSSNDDRMEVDTGPVWTANFDDIPMDTGTSIAPTSSSNSSASSPLSSSSSIEAPTEAAWRSSSAATSNSEAGWADFSNFNPIGPKDPLRCNSPVAMETSIETSDPLGVNAPTQDEDRDSWLGTSVGSPSSTLPKDLGRDRPEEENACSEQRSITETVINGSMKETVSLTVDAKTETAVFKRVLKSYRDEEKIVSSKKYSVGECVDSETAGTNSSPTTYCPKTGSEKCHSTVELPNGPLEEMSAVEEARNSEPTVNGPV